The genome window ATACTTACCACTGTCGGGTCAGTCACAATAAAAAGCGCATCCACATTATCTGTAGTTCTGCGCGAAAGATGCTCCATCCCGGCTTCATTATCAACAATAGTAACGGCATACTGCTTGGTTATCCTGGAAAGGAACCCGCGCAGAAGCTCGTTGATGTAACAATAGCATTCTTTCCCTTCCGGCCGGCCCATAGCGATAAAATCAATACCTTCGCCTTCAGAAATTATTTCATTGAGCTTCATATCCACATAGTCGCTCTTGGCCATATTTGGAGGTAGGTTTTTGTTCTCTTTTATAGTATCGCGGATATCGGCAATCGTAGTGTCGTATTTTATGTTAAGCAGGTCGCCAAGGTTGGAATTGGGGTCAGCATCAACGGCCAAAATAGGCTTAAGGTTGTGTTTAAGAAGTTGTCTTATTATCAGCGCGCAAAAAGTTGTTTTTCCCACTCCGCCTTTTCCCGCCACTGCAATTCGTTTTGTCATAATATTTTTTTAAAAAATCGCTTGACAAATTCACAAAAATGGCTTATAATTATAGTGAATCACGATGGGAGGACACACCTAAGGTTCGTCCGAAGGTTAATGCCTCCTTTTTTTATTTGTTAAACTCCAGCTTGCCTTTCAAACTGCTCACAAAAACAATATCATCCATAAACTTCCTTAGCAGTGACGAATATTGATTCTGGTCAGGAATCATCAATTTTAACAGCCTATCTTGTTTTTTGAGGTATTCTACTAAACAGAAGAAATCACCATCACCCGTAACAATAATAGCTTTCTCATAATTTGGATATTCTATCATAGTGTGTAAAACTAATTCTGCATCTACATTGCCCTTGACTTTTCCTTTTGGCAGATAGAGGGTAGGTTTAAAAACTAATATATAGCCAGCTTCCTGTAACGAAGTATATAGACTTTGATTTGTGCTCACATAACCAATAAAAAGAAACGCCTTTTTTACGCCGTATTTGTCATTCAAATACACTCTAAAACGCCGAAAATCAAGAAACCATCCAAGCCCACGAATAGCTAAATTCAAGTTTTGACTATCAATAAACGCATAATTATTCTGAATGATTTTCATAGTATTTGTTTTTACATTTCCAAAGTCGCCCAGTTACTAAAATCATCATTTTTCAATTCTTTGCTCTGTTTGTCAAAATAAACCCATCTTCCTTTGAAATCTTTTGAATCAGTGTTCGTAACTATCCCGCCAAAAAGCTTGTTTCCCTTTTTGTTTTCATTATTTATGTACTCTGAC of Elusimicrobiota bacterium contains these proteins:
- a CDS encoding AAA family ATPase, translating into MTKRIAVAGKGGVGKTTFCALIIRQLLKHNLKPILAVDADPNSNLGDLLNIKYDTTIADIRDTIKENKNLPPNMAKSDYVDMKLNEIISEGEGIDFIAMGRPEGKECYCYINELLRGFLSRITKQYAVTIVDNEAGMEHLSRRTTDNVDALFIVTDPTVVSINSAKKVHETAKGLKLKIEKTYLVLNRAKKNADAASILKSAPIELIGTLPYEETIISKSENGEPLSGLSETDPYLLELEKILKNSGIV
- a CDS encoding NYN domain-containing protein is translated as MKIIQNNYAFIDSQNLNLAIRGLGWFLDFRRFRVYLNDKYGVKKAFLFIGYVSTNQSLYTSLQEAGYILVFKPTLYLPKGKVKGNVDAELVLHTMIEYPNYEKAIIVTGDGDFFCLVEYLKKQDRLLKLMIPDQNQYSSLLRKFMDDIVFVSSLKGKLEFNK